The DNA region CCCAGAGGAGGATGCCACACGGGCTTGCAAATGCGCAAAGGTGACAAAGCTATAGGTCTCCCTTCCCATCTTCTACCAAACTACCTGAAAGAGTGTTGCACTTTTACGTCTCTGTTTTTACCTTTTACTCCTTCCTGTGCCCACTGCATTTTTCCCCCTCCCATTGCAATTTTTGCCTCACCACAACTCTAATGAAGCTGTTTTCCCTACAGTCACAGTGAGCTCCCAAATCAAAATGGCTATCGATGTCTTTTTCATCCCTACATATCTCTTTGTCTCCAAAGCTGACTACTTTATGCCTCCATGATAACATTTACTACATTTTACCTTTTAACTGTGCACATCTTTGCATACATGACCCTCAAGCCATCGTAGTGAAGGCCAAGCAGATTTTCACATTCATCTTAGGACCCCTAGAACTCCTATGACAGCATCATATTTCACATATGAAACACAAATCAATGTTTGTTGACTCAAATTAACCCTAGAATAGTTTATCCAAAGATGAATTTGTGTCCCTCCATGGAAACCATCTACCAAGAAGCCACAACTTTAATAGGCTGACCTGTAAATGGGATGAGGGAAGAGTAAATAGAATTTGGTAAAATCCCCGATGCTCTTCTAACTGTCATTATATTCCACTGTAATTATTCTGTGCTGGGGACCAAAGTTCATTAGCAACTAAACTAATTCCATCTCCCTAGGGGCTACAAATTCAAGGGGAAGGTAAATTTGTAACCTGGTGTCCAGCCTCCAGTTTAGGTGGCTCTCCagggagaaagaaatcaaaatgccCAAGTCCCAAAACTAAAAAAGTCACCTGCAtaggcttaaaaaaaatcataaataaaatgagCTGTCCTTTTTAATTCTTTGTCTCAATGACAACTTAGTTCTTTGTGTTGCTCCCAAAGACACCACCACTTCTTTTCCTAGACAGAAAGCTTTTTGTAAATTAACATGAGACCTCATCTTCCAATATCATgagtttatgtatatgtatatagaccTAATTCCAACTAAAACATACagtgctgtgtagagtaatctctTCAGTATTTGGAATTATTTAGAGGTTCCAGCTGCATCTAAACCAGGATATTCTAAAACCTGCCCAGCAGCTTGTGGTGCCCTGGATTACCTCATGTCTCCATCAAGAAGAGATCTAAATAGCTCCTAAAATGACATTAGGATGTGAATTAAACACTCCAGTTAACACACACCTGATACAACAGTGGCAAACAAAACTCAAATATTTAATGCTGGCTGCATGTTGAATCTTTCCTCACCTGAAGGAAGTCTACATGTGTATATTTCCCCATGAGTTAAACCTGTGAAGTTCTGATATTCGCTGAGAGTGAATAAATTGGCCCTGTGCCAGTCCAAatgatttgcatttttccattCCAAACTCTATTTGCATATCTTCAATAGCATTCTTCAGAATGTTTCATACTATATTAGGCTGGGTTTTAGAACTGTCATAGAGCTTCAAATCATCCATGTACTGCACGCATGAGACGTTCACCTTCCCATCTTTGGGCTCTTTTGTTTTCTCAGGTAACGAATTGCAAACAGAATTGTAATATCTTAGATGTCTAgaaattctctgtatttttaaactatGGCTCTCTTTCCCATGTGCTTTTTACCATATTAGTGATATTTCATTTAGTCGCTGTGATCTGTAAAAAACCTAAATTTTGAGAATCTAACATAGAAGCATACATAATCTTTAGCAGAACTTGGGTTGGGGTCTTGAAGTAATAGATCTCTCCAGGACTcagaaaatattccttttctttgattttcttgcATCCAGATTTGCTGTGATGAGACACAAATGCCAGCGGAGGGGTCAGGAGCCTGTTTTTATGGGCAACGGGACTTCTGGCTGCTGTCATCTTCccttgcttttattatttatttatttatttatttatttatttttaaaaagacacatttattcaGCGTCGTGATCAGACTATTACATTTAGCAATCAACAGCACGGGTgcaaacgaaaaaaaaaaaatctatattaaaaCCCTTTGTTGGAATGCTTTACACTTCCCACagaacagaaactaaaataaccTGTTATACAATTAGTCACTAATACAGTCCTCGAGTTTTTTTTGCCCATACACAGGAGTATTGTCTAaaacatgtcttctttgtagCAGCTCGGCCCTGCCAGCGCTGTGCTTGGCTGAGCTCACAAATCCGTTGTAACCTGTAGCTTCCCTGTcacttctctggctctcctctcctgctaAGCTTTGTTTCCTGGCAGTAATCAAAACCTCTGCCACTTCCatagctactgctgctgctggaaccACCATAGCCACCTTGGTTTCGGGGTGTGGCAAAGTATTGGCCTCCACCACCATAGGGGCCAGAACTTCTgcctccaaagtttcctcctttcaTGGGTCCAAAATTTGAAGATTGACTGTTGTAACTGCCAAAATCATTGTAGCTTCCACCACCTGCAAAATTGCTTCCACTACCACCGCCAAAGCCGCCTTTGCCTCCTCCGTTGTTATAGCTGTCACTCCCGCCATAGCCACTGCCCTGGTTTCCATAACCCTGTCCACCACTTCCATagcctctgcttcctccagaGTAACCAGGGCCGCCTCCTCCATAACCACCATCATTACCAAATCCATTATAGCCAACCCCACTACCACCATATCCACCACCGCTGCAGCTGCCACCAAAGCCACCTCAACCACTGAAGTTTCCTCCATGACCAAAGTTGTCATTCCCACCAAAACCACCTCCACGACCACCACCAAAGTTTCCAGAACCACTTCGACCTCCTTGGCTGGGTGAGGCACTATCCATCTCTTGCTTAGATGGGGCTTTCCTTACTTCACAGTTGTGGCCATTCACAGTGTGGTATTTCTGAATGACCATCTTGTCTACAGAGTCATGGTCATCAAAGGTTACGAAAGCAAAGCCTCTCTTTTTGCCACTGCCTCGATCAATCATGATTTCAATCACTTCAATTTTCCCATACTGTTCAAAATAATCTCTTAGGTGATGTTCTTCAGTGTCTTCTTTAATGCCACCaacaaaaatctttttcacagttAAGTGGGCACCAGGTCTTTGAGAATCTTCTCTTGAGACGGCCCTCTTTGGTTCCCCAACTCTTCCACCCACCTTGTGTGGCCTTGCCTTCATGGCTGCATCCACCTCCTCCACAGTGGCACACGTGACAACCCCAAAGCCTCTGGAGCGATTGGTGTTTGGATCCCTCATCACCACACAATCTGTGAGCGTTCCCCACTGCTCCAAATGGCTCCTCAGACTCTCACCGGTTGTTTCAAAGCTCAAACCTCCTATGAAGAGCTTCCGCAGCTGTTCGGGCTCTTTGGGTGACTCTGACTTAAGACATGACGGCAgttggcggcggggggggggggggggggggggggagagtcAAAGATGCTTACTCGGCAGCGTCCATGAGCAGAAAGTTCCCTTGCTTTTAGATATGAGTGTTACTACCTGTCAAGGGAGGGCTTGAGCAAGGACATCAAATAATGCCTGGTGGGTGCACAATTTGCTCCATAACACCTGTGGCATGCCAAAGTTAGAGTTGCAACATCAACACATCTTTAATCGAAGATGACAGTTTATCCATTAGAAAGTATTTTCACACTCTATTGGTAAAACAATGGTGAGGTCAGGAGTAAGACCTGAATAAAGCTGGAGGAATGAAATGTAGATGACAAGGATGATCAGCCAGGaaggaaaaggtagaaaaaggTTGAATCCAAGTAAAAAGGGCATCAGGACGAATAAAGGGAATACCGTATTTCATCAACTCAAAGATGGCCATATCATCCCACCTTAACATCTGTGTAATTGGAAGCTGAAGATAGGCTAGGATTTTGTAGGTTTGTCCAAGTGGTCACAGCACCTAACTATGGCAAAGAGGGCTGACCAGGCCAGAGTGGCAAATATGTTTATTTCACCTGTCAACTCTGGTCAACAGGTAGAGGCTGCCTGGATCATAGTGTTGAGAAGAATTCTGAGGCTGTGTCTTAGTGAAGAGTGTCGGTTCCATGAAGAAAAAGGCTGTGATTGATGAGTGATGTCTGCCtgagaagaagaaatatttacagGATTACCATGAATTTGCCATCCCTAGCCCAGGCTGTCCAGCTTAAGTGGGACAACTTTAGGTAGATAATTCTCCCCAGAGGTAGAGTTTGATTGCCTCAGTCTGAAACTCTTGCTATGTAATCTACTCATAGAATTACTAAGCATGAATTTCAAAAGAGGGGATTGTCAGCTTACCAAGAAATTCTACTCTGAAGATAAATGGACAACTTTTTCTCGCATTTTTACTCTCTCCATTATATAGACTATGAAGATGCCTTGAGAAGTTCTAAGAGGAGAAAAATGTTAGTCATTCCTATACAGTAGCTAGGGAGAAGGTTTTATAAATCGGCTAGAATATATGGGTGGAAGCGTGTGTAAGTTCTTTGTCCAAGTCCTAGAAAGTCcattaagtgaaaatgaaaacaaagttagGTAATAAACCTTAAAGAAGCATTGTTTTTACATCAGTAGTAGCCTTATTAGAATACACatcaattttaattttgcttCAGTTAGAAAAGGCAAAAGCCCTTGTCTCATATATGCCTAGTGGGGTATAAGACCACTCCTCATCAGCAATTGTCAAATCATTTGTTTAAATACCGTTTCTCCACATTCAACTCCCATCTTCCTGCATAAGAATAAcgtttccgggcttccctggtggcgcagtggttgagagtccacctgccaatacagaggacacgggttcgtgccccggtccgggaagatcccacatgccacggggcagctgggcctgtgagccatggccgctgagcctgtgcgtccagagcctgtgctccgcagcgggagaggccacaacagtgagaggcccgcgtaccacaaaaaaaaaaaaaaaaaaaaagaataacgtTTCCTGAGGATAGAATTTAGTGATATATGCCCCTAAGAGAGCCCACGGAGCCCCTGCAGCTCATTAATCCCGCCACCTTTTGTGAGATGCGGGCCTGAAATGGTTGGAGTTCACTTTAAACCGGACTGAATTTCAAAGCAAAGGGCTCTGAGGTGGCAAACAGCTCATCAATTCAGAGTGTAATTCAGTGGCAGAAGAATTGTTTTAAACGCACAATCTAAAACTATTTAAATTCACAttataattataaacaaaaagtATGCACTTCAAATTTTAAATCTGGATATGTAATCTACCGATAAAACTAatgaacagaaattttaaaaaagaggggacTGTCATCTTACCAAGAAATGCTAATCAACCTGCTTTTTGAAGTGTGCCTCATTTGCATCACAAGCATTATTATGAAAATTCAACATTATGCTTCTGTATATTGCATTGTACTGCTCTGCTGAACATCAAAAAAAGCAGGCAACACTTCCTCaaagtgaataaaaatgtaataaaaaatcaTGATCAAAGATAACTTCAATTCTCTGTTAATTTTAcctaattccactcctgggataAGAAGTCCTATTCAtaagttttctttcctgtaaCAAATTCTCCAGCAACCTTATGGTCCCTAAATATATTCCCAAATGTAACGCATGCATAAATAAACATGAATCAAATTTGCATAGCCTCTACCATAAATATGGCAGCACGTTCATAAACTCATTAGAGTTCACTGTGAGGAAAACTCATTACACTCCCATTAGAACATGgcaattaagtttttaaaattaatgttacaGAAgtagttttactcttttttaaaaagtaaccaaTAACAAATGATTCACCAGTgctttctttgtatatttcttttgtctaaaaattaaaaaataattttgctttcagCATTGTGCATggtgaaaaattataaatattgtcTAATGCACCTGGGATTATATaccagtttctttattttctataaatttaaagcATTATTTTCCTAAAAAACTGAGATAAGAAAATCAAGCATGGAAAGTTTTAATTATCGTTGTTAATTATTTTAGCTGAAGAATGTGCCAAATGGTAATAAACACCTTATaaactgaaattaaatttaattaaaaatttaaacgcTGAAAAATTACATGTTGAAAGGTGAtgtgcaattttttttccccagaaagtgTAAAGTATATACACTAAGACAATAGGtacttagtatttttaaaaagttaacatttaaagCCATTTTTTCCATAAGTTGATTTTATCCACAAAACTTTTGTATATTTGCAATTAGAAGTCTAAcgatattacattatattttgactacatcaaaaatattttgcGGCACTTCCTAGTTGAAATAAATATCAGCCATAGACCACTTACatgtattaagagaaaaaaaaaaaaacaagtgtaaGAGCAAGGCTTagactgagaaaaacaaaaactgtttcaGTAATAACGATTGCTGTGAAATTCTCAGGTCCTCAGTCAGTTACTGGGTGACAAGTGTCTCTGTTATTATGATTCCTGAAAAAGGCCATTTGAGGGGAAGGAGCATTTAATAGCCCAAAAGTCAACCAGATCTTACTGATCGTGACTCATTTCTATAGCAAACCTCTATTACTTCTCTGACAGATCAAATTAAATTCTGCTTGGGAAAGGGATGGGACACTCCTCTTGGTTGAAGCAATGCTGTAATTTTTATTCCTGCTGAGTAAATAGCCTCAAGTCAAATTACTTGCCCTGACTAATGATCAAACATATCCAAGAATTCTGTACAAGAAATGCATTCGTCTCTCCTTTGAAGTGCATTGCTGGGAGAGTAATTGGGTTTGCTGGAGATTTTCCTTAGAACTGCAAAATAAATTTCTTGGCTAAGCATATAATCAAGCTAccgattttctttttttattaaatatcttcttGTAAGAGGGTGGACACTGAATAAACATGTGCCTCAAAGGAATGTCAGAAGGATACACTACTGTCTCTTTGCTGACAGGAAAATTCTCAGCAGTGTTAGGTTAAAAAATTCCATCAGAAGAAACATTTCATTCAGTCATATAATCTCCTCTAGAAATACAAATGTGCCTCCtatatattaataacattatAACTAGGCAGTCAGGAatatacaaagatgaatatgaCATAGAAACTGTCCTAAAAGAACTTATGAACTAGCAGGATAGGTATtatagaaataatgtttttaaactatACAAGAATAACCATCAAGTCAGGATGCGATAAGCCTATCTTAAGAATGCCACAAAATAAATGCCACAGGGCATCTGATGAGAAAGAGTTTACTTTTGGTGAAGATGGTTAACAAAGGCTGTTTGATGATCATTACTATTATGTGAGCTAGGTATGCAAGAATGGATAGGATTTCAACAGGTAGGTGGTGGCTGGGGAGGCTTTTTAGGCCAGGGACAAAGGCAGCGAGGTAGGCGCTGTCTAGGAATGGAGAATAGTTCAAAATGACCGAAATACTAGAGAGAGAAGATAGAAGATAAGTTTAAGGAGGCAGACAGAGCCAGAACACGCAGAACTTGAATGCAGACATCATTCATGGGGAGTGCACTGGGAGCTTCGGAAGTCCCTTCTTCTTCTGTTGATATTCCAGAAGAAGATATCCAACTGTCCTTTTGACAGTTAGTTGTCTTGGGCTGACTTTAAACACGGTAATCATAAGGACCGGTTTGCCTGGGAATGTCTGTTAATACTTCTCTTCTTGAGAAAAAGGTGTATCCCTTTTGTCTGGACGTATATACATTTAGactaaagtggaaaaaaaaaaaaatggaaacaggatCTAGTCAGGGCAGTTAGTGTCCTGAGGAGCTGTCCTTCAATCAACCTTTCTGAGCCAGACCTTTGCCTCCCAGACAACTG from Tursiops truncatus isolate mTurTru1 chromosome 15, mTurTru1.mat.Y, whole genome shotgun sequence includes:
- the LOC117308123 gene encoding LOW QUALITY PROTEIN: heterogeneous nuclear ribonucleoprotein A1-like (The sequence of the model RefSeq protein was modified relative to this genomic sequence to represent the inferred CDS: substituted 1 base at 1 genomic stop codon), whose protein sequence is MGVECGETSESPKEPEQLRKLFIGGLSFETTGESLRSHLEQWGTLTDCVVMRDPNTNRSRGFGVVTCATVEEVDAAMKARPHKVGGRVGEPKRAVSREDSQRPGAHLTVKKIFVGGIKEDTEEHHLRDYFEQYGKIEVIEIMIDRGSGKKRGFAFVTFDDHDSVDKMVIQKYHTVNGHNCEVRKAPSKQEMDSASPSQGGRSGSGNFGGGRGGGFGGNDNFGHGGNFSGXGGFGGSCSGGGYGGSGVGYNGFGNDGGYGGGGPGYSGGSRGYGSGGQGYGNQGSGYGGSDSYNNGGGKGGFGGGSGSNFAGGGSYNDFGSYNSQSSNFGPMKGGNFGGRSSGPYGGGGQYFATPRNQGGYGGSSSSSSYGSGRGFDYCQETKLSRRGEPEK